Within Thermogemmatispora onikobensis, the genomic segment TTCAAAACCGGAACACCGCCACGCATCGATGCGCGCACCATCGATTTCAGTCAGACTGAGCCGCAGCCGGGCAGCCGCGTTCCCCTCTATTTCTCCTGGGATGAAGCCGCCCGGGCCGATGTGCAGCTGCCCGGCGGGCGGCCTAATCCGGTCTATCCGGTTACCGATGAGGATCTCCACGGCTGGCGTCCGCAGTTGCCTTGCTATCTGGTGCGCACCAACGAGCGCACCCATGAGGTGATTCGCTCCAACCTGCATCGCTCTCCTCTCTTCAATGGCCTCATCGAAGGCATCGGGCCCCGCTATTGTCCATCGATCGAGGATAAGGTGGTACGTTTCGCTGAAAAGCCCTCCCATCAGGTCTTTTTGGAGCCGGAGGGTTGGCGCACGGGCGAGGTCTACGTGCAGGGGATGAACACCAGCCTTCCCGAGGATGTGCAGCTGGCCATGCTGCGCTCTATTCCGGCCCTGGAGCGCGTGGAGATTGTCCGCTTTGGATACGCCGTCGAATACGATTATGTTCCCCCTTATCAGCTCATGCCGACCCTGCAGACGCGGGCCGTAGCCGGCCTCTTTCTGGCCGGCCAGATCAACGGCACCTCGGGCTATGAGGAGGCGGCAGCCCAGGGGATGATGGCCGGCATCAATGCCGCTCTCTATGCCCGCGGTGAGGCGGGCTTCGTCCTGGGCCGACACGAAGCCTATATCGGCGTTCTCATCGACGACCTGGTCACTCGTCCCCTCAGCGAGCCCTATCGCCTGCATACTTCGCAAGCCGAGTATCGCCTCCTCCTGCGCGCCGATAGCGCTGATCTGCGCCTGAGCGACTACGCCTATCGCCTGGGCCTCATCGATGAACAACGCTATGCCCAAGTGCTGCACAAGCGCGAGCAGATTGAGCAGGCCCTGGGACGCCTGAGCAAGGTGATCTTGACTTCCTCGCGCAGTGTCGAGTCTGCCGCGCGCGAGGTTGGCATCGCTCCGCTTGGTCAGATGACCTCGGCTCGCGATTTGTTGCGGCGTCCCGAGGTGCACTATGGACAGGTCGCAGAACTGGCCCGCCTTGCCTTCCAGAACGAAGAGCGCGCGAACGCTGAGCCGCCTTTGCCCGCACTTCCCCCCGATGTCGCGCAAGAGGTTGAATTACAGGTTAAATACGAATATTATGTTCAAAAACAGCAACAGTTGGTTCGGCAGGCTCAGCGTCTTGAGGGACTCCTCATTCCCGAGGGTCTTGATTATCAGAGCATTCCCCACTTACGGACGGAAGCGCGGCAGAAGCTGGCCCGCTTGCGCCCACGCACGGTTGGACAGGCCTCACGTATTGAGGGAGTCACGCCGGCGGATATCGCTATTCTGATGGTCTATGTGGAGAAGCTACGAGCGGCGACGAAAGCTGTCTCGTAATAGGT encodes:
- a CDS encoding tRNA uridine-5-carboxymethylaminomethyl modification enzyme MnmG/GidA, which produces MTNEAGTQSLSAEGQQRGTYEVIVVGAGHAGCEAALASARMGRKTLLLTMNLDSIALMPCNPSMGGPAKGHLIKEIDALGGEVGRNTDRTFIQIRLLNTGKGPAVQALRAQCDKQAYRLAMKFALEAQPHLELKQATITHFLYEQGQDGRPAIRGVVTSTGWQYEAKAVVLTTGTFLNGRLVVGEKTQPGGRAGEGPSLGVADSLRAFGLEVRRFKTGTPPRIDARTIDFSQTEPQPGSRVPLYFSWDEAARADVQLPGGRPNPVYPVTDEDLHGWRPQLPCYLVRTNERTHEVIRSNLHRSPLFNGLIEGIGPRYCPSIEDKVVRFAEKPSHQVFLEPEGWRTGEVYVQGMNTSLPEDVQLAMLRSIPALERVEIVRFGYAVEYDYVPPYQLMPTLQTRAVAGLFLAGQINGTSGYEEAAAQGMMAGINAALYARGEAGFVLGRHEAYIGVLIDDLVTRPLSEPYRLHTSQAEYRLLLRADSADLRLSDYAYRLGLIDEQRYAQVLHKREQIEQALGRLSKVILTSSRSVESAAREVGIAPLGQMTSARDLLRRPEVHYGQVAELARLAFQNEERANAEPPLPALPPDVAQEVELQVKYEYYVQKQQQLVRQAQRLEGLLIPEGLDYQSIPHLRTEARQKLARLRPRTVGQASRIEGVTPADIAILMVYVEKLRAATKAVS